Genomic segment of Streptococcus pneumoniae:
AAGCCTGAAAGAGAAGAGTCTTTTGAGGACTTAGGTCTTGAAGTGGAAGAAGTCGATGAAGTGGATATTGAAGATGTTGTAGAGACAGTGACGGCTTATGTGCAGACCATTGTCGATGAGATGGATGTGGAGGCTATGATTAGTAGCGAGCACAATCGTCGTAGCATCAATATGCAGATTGATACCAATGAGCCAGGACGAATTATTGGCTATCATGGCAAGGTTTTAAAAGCTCTTCAGCTCTTGGCACAAAATTATCTCTACAATCAATACACCAAGAGTTTCTACATTTCCATCAATGTAAATGATTATGTAGAGCATCGAGCGGAAGTGTTGCAGAGTTATGCGCAGAAATTAGCGGATCGGGTTTTGGAAGAACGTCGTAGCCAAAAGACAGATCCGATGTCTAATAATGAACGCAAGATCATTCACCGAATTGTCTCTCGCATGGATGGTGTAACGAGCTATTCTGAAGGCGATGAGCCAAACCGTTATGTAGTGGTCGATATTGACGAAGATTAAGAGTAACTGAGAAGAATGTCTTCTCAGTTTGTCTTTTATAGAGAGGAGAAAGGATGTTTCAGGCATTAGAAGCCTTTTTAGCTCATCAAGGTGAGAAATATACTAGGCCTCAAAAAGCAGGTGCTATGGCGGCTTATATGGAGGAACTAAAGGCAAAAGGACAAGCAGCTAGAAAAGAGTTTCAAGAATTGTCCAAAGCCTTTCAAGCGAGTCAGCCTCAGTTGACTATATTATCAACCAGCCAATGGATGAATCAAGCACAAATCCTACGACCGCATTTTTGGACCTATTTTCAGGCTGAAGGAGAGGAAAGCGAGCCGATGTTTGCCCTGCGTTTGTATGGGAAGACTGAGGATTTTGGTGTTTCTCTGGAAGTGAGCTTTTTAGAGCGAAAAAAAGACGAAGATAGTTTAAGCAAGCAAAATCGTGTATTAGCTAGCCCCTTGTCACCTCCTAGCTACTATGTGGTGCAAGAGGCAAATGAGAGCAACATGTGGGAAGCAACGCAAGAAAATCGCCTCAGCTTGATTGACCTCGTCCAAAAAGGAGAGGTTCGAAAAGTCTTATTGAGACAAGATATAGCGCTGAAAGATCGAGAAGATATGAAAATGGTTTTGCAGGATTTATCAGACGCTTATCACTGTTTAGAGCCATTTTATCAGTTGACTCGCCAGAAATCCTAAGCAGATACTTAAAAAAATTCTGGAACTATGATATAATGAGAAAGATTGAAAAATACAGGAGAGAAACATGACAAAAGCCATTCGTGTGCGTTATGCACCAAGTCCAACTGGACTTTTACACATCGGAAATGCGCGGACAGCGCTCTTTAACTACCTTTATGCTCGTCATCATGGCGGAACGTTTTTGATTCGGATTGAAGATACTGACCGCAAGCGCCATGTGGAAGACGGTGAGCGTTCGCAATTGGAGAACCTCCGCTGGTTGGGAATTGATTGGGACGAAAGTCCAGAAACTCACGAAAAGTACCGCCAGTCAGAGCGCCTTGACATCTATCAAGAGTATGTTAATGAATTGTTAGAAAAAGGTTTGGCATACAAGTCCTATGTGACAGAAGAAGAATTGGCAGCTGAGCGTGAGCGCCAAGAAGCAGCTGGTGAAACACCGCGCTATATTAATGAGTACCTTGGCATGTCAGACGAAGAAAAAGCAGCTTATATTGCTGAGCGTGAGGCAGCAGGTATCATTCCGACAGTTCGTCTGGCGGTCAATGAAGAGGGCATCTACAAGTGGAACGATATGGTCAAGGGTGAGATTGAGTTTGAAGGTGGCAATATCGGTGGCGACTGGGTTATCCAGAAAAAAGACGGCTATCCAACCTACAACTTTGCCGTGGTCATCGATGACCATCTAATGGAAATTTCTCACGTTATCCGTGGGGATGACCACATTGCCAATACTCCTAAACAGCTCATGGTCTATGAAGCCCTTGGTTGGGAAGCGCCAGAGTTCGGTCACATGACCTTGATTATCAACTCTGAAACTGGTAAGAAATTGTCCAAACGTGACACCAACACGCTCCAATTTATCGAAGATTACCGCAAGAAAGGCTATCTGCCAGAAGCAGTCTTTAACTTTATTGCCCTTCTTGGCTGGAACCCTGGTGGTGAGCATGAAATCTTCTATCGTGAGGAATTGATTGAGTTATTTGATGAACATCGTCTCAGCAAATCACCAGCAGCCTTTGACCAGAAGAAGCTCGACTGGATGAGCAATGAGTACATCAAGAATGCCGATTTTGAAACGATTTTTGAAATGGCAAAACCATTCTTGGCTGAAGCTGGTCGTTTGACAGATAAGGCTGAAAAATTAGTGGAACTTTACAAACCACAAATGAAAGCAGTCGATGAAATCGTGCCTTTGACCGACCTCTTCTTTGAAGATTTCCCAGCTCTGACTGAAGCTGAAGAAGAAGTCATGGCAGGAGAGACCGTG
This window contains:
- the jag gene encoding RNA-binding cell elongation regulator Jag/EloR, which encodes MVVFTGASVEEAIQNGLRELDIPRMKAHIKVISREKKGFLGLFGKKDAQVDVEPISEITVAKANQKAVKGVPEEINAQNEPVKSVSEATVDLGRVVEAIKKIEEEGEEVSDEVKEEILKHEKEPTTILEETGTLDLLIEKEEATEPVNLEDTNVISFERAIEKRREKPEREESFEDLGLEVEEVDEVDIEDVVETVTAYVQTIVDEMDVEAMISSEHNRRSINMQIDTNEPGRIIGYHGKVLKALQLLAQNYLYNQYTKSFYISINVNDYVEHRAEVLQSYAQKLADRVLEERRSQKTDPMSNNERKIIHRIVSRMDGVTSYSEGDEPNRYVVVDIDED
- a CDS encoding HI_0552 family protein gives rise to the protein MFQALEAFLAHQGEKYTRPQKAGAMAAYMEELKAKGQAARKEFQELSKAFQASQPQLTILSTSQWMNQAQILRPHFWTYFQAEGEESEPMFALRLYGKTEDFGVSLEVSFLERKKDEDSLSKQNRVLASPLSPPSYYVVQEANESNMWEATQENRLSLIDLVQKGEVRKVLLRQDIALKDREDMKMVLQDLSDAYHCLEPFYQLTRQKS
- the gltX gene encoding glutamate--tRNA ligase: MTKAIRVRYAPSPTGLLHIGNARTALFNYLYARHHGGTFLIRIEDTDRKRHVEDGERSQLENLRWLGIDWDESPETHEKYRQSERLDIYQEYVNELLEKGLAYKSYVTEEELAAERERQEAAGETPRYINEYLGMSDEEKAAYIAEREAAGIIPTVRLAVNEEGIYKWNDMVKGEIEFEGGNIGGDWVIQKKDGYPTYNFAVVIDDHLMEISHVIRGDDHIANTPKQLMVYEALGWEAPEFGHMTLIINSETGKKLSKRDTNTLQFIEDYRKKGYLPEAVFNFIALLGWNPGGEHEIFYREELIELFDEHRLSKSPAAFDQKKLDWMSNEYIKNADFETIFEMAKPFLAEAGRLTDKAEKLVELYKPQMKAVDEIVPLTDLFFEDFPALTEAEEEVMAGETVPTVLTAFKEKLEAMTEEDFKSENIFPQIKAVQKETGIKGKNLFMPIRIAVSGEMHGPELPDTIYLLGREKSIQHLDNMLKEITK